One part of the Chloroflexota bacterium genome encodes these proteins:
- a CDS encoding SpoIIE family protein phosphatase translates to MPVDSPSWRIVRYDGDAPERLLRIRDETRVQAVVRHLLALECVALVGPPLSQKTALLADIIGELENLAYFRALYVNLWRTRSNDEATFFTSVGELISQGLGIAVDPPTGRIDNARAFQNFLEGCLNRQDRHLALMIDHLQALPHDLVHSLLLALRATYMERSEDAPTRLVAVVSGSMNLVGLSSGPTSPFNIAKPVVAAEIDRVQSRALAEATLSAHHCQVSPAALDRIVELVGGDRYLLPMLCAWSADAVQSHRVPKVTRSVVDRSVRRLWQVRDSQTPIREAIRLIEEDPDTLLDVLDILDNGPLPRSRSRQMVSRTGTDRLRLSGAILLSDGHYAIKNRVYREALASHFTADRVGHILRIAGRWDEAIDYLTPRMAAHLPDLPRTLTALTGSSLASTPASLGLRPDGRPLAKRELLQEAQPVRGHGARPQLLEAIVQSIYATDTLAQGFAMLARGLQAGFSLDQVDIYRVKASHGVLERVYPPLTGDEAPVTIDLHDRDGVEARMVQYGNYALRGSRDEARLVVALMAQERPIGLVTVDRFVENRDLHQAPADLPELLRFTTHASVALQNVTVRAAYRQIGQAVLSAGTVEPTLNLVLEAVSEALGCEFATLYALDPGNLGLEMVAGVGRLWSRDWQEMACFARTSDHPAVSSLRDQRLIIMRGTDRRLDSAIVGRFGLHDHMRVFLPLQAGGQQLGTLEVGYSKVFKTALNQEGRRTLSAFADQVAIAVHNMQLLQRTDEALARRVDELEKLRSSSLAVSSTLDLDAVLSRILTDVQALFPHTETTVWGYDPETEQLTVLQSSLTDRTYLEQQLGHNSVTGQAVVTRRPQAHHDSASMADGANPDPEAALGLQDMVVVPLISHDRVLGTINLYTYTASPPVGKESVEGVLTAFAAQAAVAIDNARLHQEELARQRLEEELAVARQIQRSMLPKRVPFVPGWSFADFYQAARIVGGDFYDFYDLPGKPARLGMLIADVADKGVPAALFMALSRTILRSTALSGRGPEAALLRANDLILEDSESDLFLSAFYGVLDLAKGRMQYVNAGHNPPLWYRATQGDMVELRGKGIVLGVFEDISLEERRVDLASGDVVVFYTDGVTEALSADGEFFGQERLEAVVGASAAGSAQEVLQAITGALYDFAGDTEQFDDITCFVLKRE, encoded by the coding sequence ATGCCTGTTGATAGCCCAAGCTGGCGCATTGTCCGCTATGACGGCGATGCGCCGGAAAGACTGCTGCGCATCCGCGACGAGACCCGCGTCCAGGCGGTGGTCCGGCATTTGCTGGCTCTGGAATGTGTTGCCCTGGTTGGCCCTCCTCTCAGCCAGAAGACGGCTCTTCTGGCTGATATCATCGGCGAATTGGAGAACCTCGCTTATTTCCGGGCGCTGTACGTCAACCTCTGGCGAACCCGCTCCAACGACGAAGCGACCTTTTTCACCAGCGTTGGTGAGTTGATCTCGCAGGGCCTGGGGATCGCTGTCGATCCGCCAACCGGCCGCATCGACAATGCCAGGGCGTTTCAGAACTTCCTTGAAGGCTGTCTGAATCGTCAGGACCGCCACCTGGCTTTGATGATCGATCATCTTCAAGCCCTTCCCCACGATCTGGTTCACAGCTTATTGTTGGCGTTGCGTGCAACCTACATGGAGCGTTCAGAAGACGCGCCTACCCGTTTGGTAGCCGTGGTGAGCGGCAGCATGAATCTGGTAGGCCTTTCCTCGGGCCCTACCTCCCCCTTCAATATTGCCAAGCCAGTGGTTGCGGCGGAGATCGATCGCGTGCAGAGTAGAGCTCTGGCGGAGGCTACCTTGAGTGCCCACCATTGCCAGGTTTCGCCCGCCGCCCTGGACCGTATCGTCGAATTGGTGGGGGGAGATCGCTATTTATTACCCATGCTCTGTGCCTGGAGCGCCGATGCCGTGCAGTCCCATCGGGTGCCAAAGGTGACACGATCTGTGGTGGATCGTTCAGTACGGCGTTTGTGGCAGGTTCGGGACAGTCAAACACCCATTCGTGAGGCCATTCGGCTGATCGAAGAAGACCCCGATACCTTGCTTGATGTACTTGATATCCTGGATAACGGACCATTGCCTCGCTCCCGCTCCCGCCAGATGGTGTCGCGAACGGGCACAGACCGGCTTCGGCTCTCCGGCGCCATCCTCCTGAGCGATGGGCACTATGCCATAAAAAACAGGGTTTATCGGGAAGCCCTGGCGAGCCATTTTACGGCTGACCGGGTAGGACACATTTTGCGCATTGCCGGGCGATGGGATGAGGCGATCGATTATTTAACGCCCCGAATGGCCGCGCATCTGCCCGACTTGCCCCGGACCTTGACGGCACTCACGGGGAGCAGCCTGGCATCCACGCCGGCATCTTTGGGGCTGCGACCTGACGGACGTCCCCTTGCCAAGCGGGAACTGTTGCAGGAGGCACAGCCGGTACGAGGGCACGGCGCACGTCCCCAGTTGCTCGAGGCAATCGTGCAGTCGATCTATGCCACCGATACCTTGGCGCAGGGCTTTGCCATGTTGGCGCGGGGATTGCAAGCGGGATTTTCTCTGGACCAGGTCGACATCTACCGGGTCAAGGCCTCCCATGGTGTGCTTGAACGGGTCTACCCGCCGCTCACCGGGGATGAGGCCCCGGTTACCATCGACTTGCACGACCGCGATGGCGTGGAGGCCAGAATGGTCCAATATGGCAACTACGCGCTGCGAGGCAGCAGGGACGAGGCCCGGCTCGTGGTGGCGTTGATGGCTCAGGAAAGGCCGATAGGTCTCGTGACCGTGGACCGTTTTGTGGAGAATCGCGATCTCCACCAGGCGCCGGCAGACCTGCCGGAGCTGTTGCGCTTCACGACTCACGCATCGGTTGCTCTTCAGAACGTTACCGTACGCGCGGCCTACCGGCAGATCGGCCAGGCCGTGCTGAGCGCCGGCACCGTTGAACCGACCCTGAACCTGGTGCTGGAAGCGGTTTCCGAGGCCCTGGGATGTGAGTTCGCCACCCTTTACGCCCTGGATCCCGGGAACCTGGGGCTTGAGATGGTGGCAGGCGTGGGCCGGCTTTGGAGCAGGGATTGGCAGGAGATGGCTTGCTTCGCGAGAACCAGCGACCACCCGGCGGTCAGCAGTCTCAGGGACCAACGGTTGATCATCATGCGCGGTACTGACCGGCGTCTCGATTCGGCCATTGTGGGGCGCTTCGGCCTGCATGATCACATGCGGGTTTTTTTACCGCTGCAGGCCGGCGGGCAGCAATTGGGCACGCTGGAGGTGGGCTACTCCAAGGTGTTCAAGACTGCCCTCAACCAGGAGGGGCGACGCACCCTCAGCGCCTTTGCCGACCAGGTGGCGATAGCGGTTCACAACATGCAGTTGTTGCAGCGCACCGACGAGGCTCTGGCCCGTCGCGTGGACGAGTTGGAAAAGCTGCGCAGCAGCAGCCTGGCCGTCAGCTCCACCCTCGACCTCGATGCCGTGTTGAGCCGTATCCTGACCGATGTCCAGGCCCTTTTCCCCCACACCGAGACCACCGTGTGGGGCTACGATCCCGAAACAGAGCAATTGACCGTGCTTCAGAGCAGCCTGACCGACAGGACCTACCTGGAGCAGCAGCTGGGACACAACAGTGTTACCGGGCAGGCGGTGGTCACCCGCCGGCCTCAGGCGCACCATGATTCGGCCTCGATGGCAGATGGCGCCAACCCGGACCCGGAGGCGGCTTTGGGGTTGCAGGACATGGTCGTGGTGCCTTTGATCAGCCACGACCGGGTCCTGGGCACGATCAATCTCTACACCTACACCGCTTCGCCGCCTGTGGGAAAGGAGAGCGTCGAGGGAGTCCTGACGGCCTTTGCTGCACAGGCGGCGGTCGCCATCGACAATGCCCGTTTGCACCAGGAGGAGCTGGCCCGCCAGCGTTTGGAGGAGGAACTGGCAGTTGCCCGGCAGATTCAGCGCAGCATGTTGCCCAAGCGGGTGCCTTTCGTTCCCGGGTGGTCCTTTGCCGATTTCTACCAGGCGGCGCGCATCGTCGGAGGGGACTTCTACGATTTCTATGATCTGCCAGGCAAGCCAGCGCGCCTTGGTATGCTCATTGCCGACGTGGCGGACAAGGGAGTGCCGGCAGCCCTGTTCATGGCGCTCAGCCGTACCATTCTGCGGTCTACGGCGTTGAGCGGACGTGGCCCCGAGGCGGCCCTGTTGCGGGCCAACGATTTGATTCTAGAGGATAGCGAGAGTGACCTGTTTTTGAGCGCCTTCTACGGTGTGTTGGATCTGGCCAAGGGGCGGATGCAGTATGTCAACGCAGGCCATAACCCGCCTCTCTGGTACCGGGCAACGCAGGGGGATATGGTCGAGTTGCGTGGCAAGGGCATCGTGCTTGGCGTCTTCGAGGACATTTCGCTGGAGGAGCGGCGCGTCGACCTGGCATCGGGCGACGTGGTGGTCTTCTACACCGACGGTGTAACCGAGGCCTTGAGTGCTGACGGGGAATTCTTTGGCCAGGAGCGGCTGGAGGCGGTGGTTGGGGCGTCCGCCGCCGGCAGTGCACAGGAAGTGCTGCAGGCCATCACCGGGGCATTGTACGATTTCGCCGGTGACACCGAGCAGTTCGACGACATCACCTGCTTTGTACTGAAGCGGGAATGA
- a CDS encoding SUMF1/EgtB/PvdO family nonheme iron enzyme — translation MANPLPARQWPWGDQWDPAYCNTREGQECVGWLSPAGMFQAGLNPYGCHDLVGNVWEWTRSAYEPYPFEVRPADGSDEETVAALRVLRGGSWNNEIHNARCAVRNRNIPTNMNNNSGLRVVCAHLSAPAGNAVRQPLSAAGSRGHKERWCSLFPAEVPSGTNAK, via the coding sequence GTGGCCAATCCGCTGCCTGCCCGCCAATGGCCCTGGGGCGACCAGTGGGATCCCGCCTATTGCAACACCCGGGAAGGCCAGGAGTGCGTGGGCTGGCTCAGTCCCGCCGGGATGTTCCAGGCAGGCCTCAACCCTTACGGCTGCCACGACCTGGTGGGCAACGTATGGGAATGGACTCGCAGTGCCTATGAGCCATATCCCTTCGAAGTACGTCCCGCCGATGGCTCTGATGAAGAAACGGTTGCTGCGCTGCGGGTGCTTCGTGGCGGTTCCTGGAACAATGAGATACACAACGCCCGCTGTGCGGTGCGGAACAGGAACATCCCTACGAACATGAACAACAATAGCGGCCTGCGAGTTGTGTGCGCACACCTCTCTGCGCCCGCCGGAAATGCTGTCCGCCAGCCCTTGTCGGCTGCCGGCAGCCGAGGCCATAAAGAGAGATGGTGCAGCCTGTTCCCGGCCGAGGTGCCTTCGGGTACCAACGCCAAATAG
- a CDS encoding glycosyltransferase, with protein MPNTPPILFFTPDPPGAIWQDKPQIARRLARHQPVVFIGPELHLRALGRQRQEGHWQTADLWQPALTPIEDNLYQFHWSPWAAHTGAPGLGNLTESLRRRRWQSTLQQLKTKRPILWLFRPGMLSLIDQFDPQLVIYHVVDEYSAYPNLSAEQAARQRELDRQLTARADLVFCTARSLVEERRPINPQTYYLPNAVDYRAFQRALASPDLSPPWSDLPRPVLGVVGGINAKLDLSLLAQVAQSRPDWSLALVGPVSYGLDPGQLADLKALPNVHLAGAVPHEQVPAIMAACDVCLIPYKINEQTRHVNPLKVYEYLAAGRPVVATPLPELEQFPTVVRLVGDRDSFLAQVESALAEADDPVAMATRRAIAVANTWDVRVARMRELIGGKLVDW; from the coding sequence ATGCCAAACACACCCCCAATCCTCTTCTTCACCCCCGATCCGCCTGGCGCGATCTGGCAGGATAAACCCCAGATCGCCCGCCGCCTGGCGCGCCACCAACCGGTGGTGTTCATCGGTCCGGAGCTCCACCTGCGGGCACTGGGACGGCAACGGCAGGAGGGGCACTGGCAGACTGCCGACCTCTGGCAACCCGCCCTGACTCCTATCGAGGACAACCTGTATCAGTTCCACTGGTCGCCCTGGGCCGCCCACACCGGCGCACCGGGCCTTGGCAATTTGACCGAGTCTCTGCGCCGCCGGCGCTGGCAATCGACCCTGCAGCAGCTGAAAACCAAGCGGCCCATCCTGTGGTTGTTTCGCCCCGGCATGCTCTCGCTGATCGATCAGTTCGACCCGCAGCTGGTGATCTACCACGTTGTCGACGAATACAGTGCCTATCCGAACCTGAGCGCCGAGCAAGCTGCGCGCCAGCGGGAACTGGACCGGCAACTGACCGCCAGGGCAGACCTGGTGTTTTGCACTGCGCGTAGCCTGGTGGAAGAACGCAGGCCGATCAATCCGCAGACATACTACCTGCCCAACGCGGTGGACTATCGGGCCTTCCAGCGAGCGCTGGCGTCGCCTGACCTCTCCCCACCCTGGTCCGATCTGCCGCGTCCGGTCTTGGGCGTTGTCGGCGGCATCAACGCCAAGCTGGACCTGTCGCTGTTGGCCCAGGTGGCACAGAGCCGTCCGGACTGGTCGCTGGCGCTGGTGGGCCCGGTGAGCTATGGACTTGACCCTGGTCAATTAGCCGATCTGAAGGCATTGCCCAATGTCCACCTGGCCGGCGCAGTACCTCATGAACAGGTGCCGGCGATCATGGCCGCCTGTGACGTCTGCCTGATACCCTACAAGATCAACGAGCAGACGCGCCATGTCAATCCCCTGAAGGTCTACGAGTACCTGGCGGCGGGCAGACCTGTGGTGGCCACCCCGTTGCCCGAACTGGAGCAGTTCCCCACAGTGGTTCGGCTGGTCGGGGATCGGGACAGTTTTCTCGCCCAGGTTGAGTCAGCCCTGGCAGAAGCGGATGATCCGGTGGCAATGGCTACCCGCCGGGCCATCGCTGTGGCCAACACCTGGGATGTTCGTGTAGCGAGGATGCGGGAATTGATCGGTGGTAAATTGGTGGATTGGTAG